From one Lotus japonicus ecotype B-129 chromosome 3, LjGifu_v1.2 genomic stretch:
- the LOC130742440 gene encoding conglutin alpha 3-like, producing MAKLFLLCSLSLCSLLFMRACYCLAMPYSHIPCQLDNLTTLEPNHHIVSEGGVIETWNTTHPELHCLGVGAVVKRTINPASLLLPYYTNYLEFHYIIQGEGVAGSVVPGCANRMIIHFRRGDVIASYPGVPFWAYNKGKQQVVAISVGFINSANQLGVIPKRFYLAGNNTEENFNLDHNVFSGLDTGLLEEVLNVNEDIVKKIQSEDPRGQIVKVQGQFTSISSSHQPITTQERNKQQSGYHEACTFKFHENIIDNSSYTLYNPRAGRLSTVDNFNLPILQLLKLSARHLVLYKNGIASPSWDMNGHRVMYVIRGHAKVQVVNSEGNSVFEGEVTKGQVLVIPQCFVATKQAGSEGFEAIEFVTNENSMFVSLVGMHSLLRSIPVDVLANAYRLNPNEVSALMFNQTEGPLVNY from the exons ATGGCAAAGCTTTTTCTTCTATGTTCTCTTTCCCTTTGCTCTCTACTCTTCATGAGGGCTTGCTACTGCTTAGCTATGCCTTACAGTCACATACCGTGCCAGCTCGACAACCTCACCACATTGGAACCTAATCACCACATTGTGTCCGAAGGTGGTGTGATTGAGACATGGAACACCACCCACCCCGAGCTACATTGTCTTGGTGTAGGTGCTGTCGTCAAGCGCACTATCAACCCCGCAAGCCTTCTCTTGCCATACTACACTAATTATCTTGAATTCCATTACATCATCCAAG GTGAGGGAGTAGCCGGGAGTGTAGTTCCTGGTTGCGCAAATCGCATGATCATTCACTTCCGACGTGGTGATGTCATCGCAAGCTACCCTGGAGTACCTTTTTGGGCTTACAACAAAGGCAAGCAACAAGTTGTTGCCATCAGTGTTGGCTTCATCAACTCCGCAAATCAGCTTGGTGTTATCCCTAAA AGATTCTATCTTGCTGGGAATAATACAGAAGAGAATTTCAACCTGGATCACAACGTGTTCAGCGGCTTGGACACAGGGTTATTAGAAGAAGTGCTAAACGTAAATGAAGACATTGTAAAAAAGATACAATCTGAAGATCCCAGGGGCCAAATCGTAAAAGTGCAAGGACAATTTACCAGCATTTCAAGTTCACACCAACCAATAACTACACAAGAAAGGAATAAGCAACAAAGTGGGTACCATGAAGCTTGCACCTTCAAGTTTCATGAGAACATTATTGATAACTCTTCATACACCCTCTATAATCCAAGAGCTGGTCGCTTATCTACTGTTGACAACTTCAACCTCCCGATCCTCCAACTATTAAAGTTGAGCGCCCGACATCTTGTCCTTTATAAG AATGGAATAGCTTCTCCGAGCTGGGATATGAACGGACATAGAGTGATGTACGTGATTAGAGGCCATGCAAAGGTTCAAGTGGTGAACTCCGAAGGCAACTCAGTATTTGAAGGTGAAGTCACAAAAGGACAAGTTTTGGTGATCCCTCAGTGCTTTGTGGCGACAAAACAAGCAGGAAGTGAGGGATTTGAGGCCATAGAGTTCGTCACGAATGAAAACTCCATGTTTGTGTCCCTCGTTGGGATGCATTCATTGCTGAGATCCATTCCTGTAGATGTTCTTGCCAATGCATACAGGCTTAACCCAAATGAAGTGAGCGCACTCATGTTCAACCAAACCGAGGGACCTCTAGTTAACTATTAG
- the LOC130744621 gene encoding protein MAINTENANCE OF MERISTEMS-like: MKNRKRSRASEDAGPTEDRHRLLHASSRRGDHAATSHAVEASAPAPVDSMQSPMVEASAPAPVEPTDRVPTPPSPMVEVPRHESPGEESSGESSSGDESSDEESSGEEGSYDEDSIPPPDVDADVVPEAQGGEEDLIQRLPPFPGGPVDLSLLTHYADHKAPWTWHALLRTDERYVDRRHLRVATAGGKVWNLACDGDSDSHRRVRELIEQTGLHQLPWCSYSETDAGLILALVERWHEETSSFHMPFGEMTITLDDVSALLHLPMGSRFYTPGRGERDECAALCAELMGGSVARYHAEFDKNRSQTIRFGVLQTLYDAALEEHRYEDAARIWLVNQLGATLFASKSGGYHTTVYWIGMLQDLGRVSEYAWGAIALATLYDQLDRASRRGTAQMGGFSSLLLGWAYEYLSDRVIIRRADPEYSQDQPRARRWVMSRVGHAGLDERRVMLDELTVDDIIWTPFEDHRAHRPRDQRAMYSGYIRTPFGRVVRRHLPERVLRQFGYIQDVPR, from the exons atgaagaacagaaagaggtctcgagCTAGTGAGGATGCGGGGCCTACAGAGGATAGACACCGGCtattacatgcttctagccggcgcggcgatcatgctgcGACCTCTCACGCGgttgaggcttcagctccagctccagttgattctatgcagtcgcccatggtagaggcttcagctccagctccagttgaGCCTACTGATCGAGTTCctactccgccgtctcccatggtTGAGGTACCTCGCCATGAGTCACcaggcgaggagtcatcaggcgagtcgTCATCCGGCGATGAGTCATCCGACGAGGAGTCATCCGGCGAGGAGGGGTCATatgacgaggatagtattcctcctcctgatgttgatgctgatgtcgtgccagaggcacagggtggcgaggaggacctgatccagaggttgccgccgtttccgggggggcctgttgatctgtcgcttctcacgcattatgctgatcacaaggctccctggacgtggcatgcactcctacgcacagacgagcggtatgtggaccgtcgacacttgagggtggccacagctggggggaaggtttggaaccttgcttgtgatggtgattcagacagtcacaggagggttcgagagttgattgagcagacgggccttcatcagctaccctggTGCAGCTACTCGGAGACAGATGCAGGCCtcattttggcccttgtggagcgatggcatgaggagactagtagcttccacatgccgtttggggagatgaccatcaccctggacgacgtgtcggctcttctccatctcccaatggggtcgaggttctatacgcctgggaggggggagagggacgagtgtgcagcgctatgtgctgagttgatgggaggatctgttgctcgttatcatgctgagtttgataagaacaggagccagactattcgctttggggtcttgcagacccTGTATGATGCTGCGTTGGagg agcaccgatatgaggacgctgcacggatttggctggtgaaccagctaggcgcgacgctctttgctagcaagagcggtGGATACCACACGACCGTCTACTGGATAGGTATGTTGCAGGATCTCGGTCGAGTGtccgagtacgcgtggggcgcaattgcgctcgctacgttgtacgaccagcttgatcgagcgtccaggagggggacggcccagatgggaggtttcAGCTCACTCTTGCTAGGATGGGcctacgagtacctttctgatcgcgtcattatccggagggcggatccggagtactcacaggaccagcctagggcgcggcggtgggttatgtcccgggtcgggcatgcaggcctcgatgagaggcgagtcatgctcgatgagctgacggtggatgacattatatggaccccatttgaggaccatcgggctcatcgaccacgggatcagagggccatgtattctggctacatccggacgccatttggccgtgttgttcgacgacatctaccagagagggttctgcgccagtttggctacatCCAGGATGTCCCTCGATGA